In Cryptococcus gattii WM276 chromosome N, complete sequence, a single window of DNA contains:
- a CDS encoding Transcription from Pol II promoter-related protein, putative (Similar to TIGR gene model, INSD accession AAW47221.1), giving the protein MEALPTILPPPPLPDGSEAPTRSPEKHANLVRFQSELEFIQCLAHPQYLHELQIQGYLGKPAFLNYLKYLEYWRGPQYVRFIIYPTCLVYLTLLQTELFRSRLGDMGFIAELMRVGSRHHAAWRVEKPAEVTQPEEKSAVPMVTLGDDEEGDEPERGGETKGKRKKKKSRSGNMGVSQAS; this is encoded by the exons ATGGAGGCCCTTCCAACCATACTTCCCCCACCACCCTTGCCAGATGGATCTGAAGCACCCACCCGATCACCTGAAAAGCATGCCAATCTAGTGAGATTTCAATCAGAGCTGGAG TTTATTCAATGCCTAGCACATCCACAGTACCTCCACGAACTACAAATACAAGGATACCTCGGCAAACCTGCTTTTTTGAACTATTTAAAATACCTTGAATACTGGAGAGGACCGCAATATGTTAGGTTCATAAT ATATCCTACATGTTTGGTATACTTGACGCTCCTGCAGACAGAGCTATTTAGATCAAGACTGGGGGACATGGGGTTCATCGCCGAGTTGATGCGAGTGGGAAGCCGACATCATGCTGCTTG GCGAGTGGAAAAGCCTGCAGAAGTTACACAGCCAGAAGAAAAATCGGCGGTGCCAATGGTGACGTTGGGCGACGAcgaagaaggagatgagcCAGAAAGAGGAGGGGAAACGAAAGGAAAAcggaaaaagaagaaaagcAGGAGTGGCAACATGGGAGTTAGTCAAGCCTCATGA